Genomic segment of Streptomyces alboniger:
TCGACATCCACCCGGTCATGAACACCGAGGACCTCCAGAAGGGACTTGCCGCCCTACAGAACAGCTGACTCCGCGGACCTGACTCCGCTGGGCGGCCGCCCCCTCGTTCACTTCTCCGTGGACGTCTCCTCGGGCGCCTCCGCCGGGTCCTTCTTGGCACGCAGGAGGAAGACCGCCGCCCCGCCGAGCAGGACGAACCCGACGGCGATCCCGGCTATCAGCGGCGTGTTGCTCGAACTGCCGGTCTCGGCCAGGTCGCCGCCGCCGGAGGTGCCGCCCGCCGACGCGGGGCTCGGCTCGTTGGCAGGCTGCGCCTTGTTCTCCGTCGCGGTGCCCTCGGTCTCGCAGTCGAGGACGCCCTTGAAGCGCTTCTCGACGCCGTTCGGCCCCTTGATCGTGAAGTCGTAGGGCTGGTCCTCCTGCAACGGGATCGTCACCGTCTGCGACGCACCCGCCTCGATCGAGTGCTTGAAGCCCATCAACCGGAAGGTGAAGGGCTCGTCTCCCTCGTTGCTCGCGGTGATGTCGACGCCGCCCTTGGCGCAGTTCTTCTCCGCCGACAGCGCCGGCACCGCACCCTCGGCCGCCCAGTCCGCCGTCGCCGTCGCGGACACCGTCGACTCGCTGGAGCCCGCGAGGATCTGCGTCTGGCTCCTGGTCTCGGAGGTGAAGGCCCGGCCCACCGGCACGGTCGTCGACGCCTGGACCGAGAGCGCGGCCGAGCCGTCCGGCGCCTCCTCCGGGACATCGAAGTAGAGCCTGCTGCCGTCGCCCGCGGACTTCACGGGCTTGCCGTCCTTGCCGACGACCTTCACGCCGCTCGCCACGGAGTCCGCGGGCGGTGTCACCGTCACCGCTTCCGCGTCGGTCCGCACGGTGACCGGGCCGAGCCGGTCACCGGCCTGCCCGGACACGGCGGGCGGCTCCAGCGTCAGCGAGGCCTTGGGCTCCGCGCTGTCGCGCGCGCTCTTGTGCAGATAGTCGGCGAGCTTCTCGGCCTGCGGGTCGACGGCGTCGACCCGCGCGCCGTCCGAGTACCGCCAGATCGCCACCTGGGTGCCGGCCGCGGCGGACTGCTCGGTGAGGGAGGTCGCGCCCGCCTTCTTGGCCAGCGCCGCCAGGTCGTTCACCTGTGGGTAGGAGTGCTGGAGGATCCAGCGGATCCGGCCCGCGTCGCGATTGCCGTCGAGCGAGGTGCCGCTCCAGGGGGTCTCCTGGTACCTGGCGTCGTTCTGCGTGGGGTTGTGGATGTCGACGCAGTACGTCTGGAGCGTGCCGCCGCCCTCGACGGACATCTCGAAGAGCCCGGCGGGGACCTGCTGCGAGCTGCCGTCCTCGCGGACGACGGCCTGGCCGTACGTCTGCAATCCGCCCAGCGTCGCGGTCGCTCCGCCCCGGTGCTGCGGGGCCGCGTCCGCCGCCGCCGCGCCCGCGGCGGCCACCGCTCCCGCGGCGACGAGCCCCGTCGCCGCGGACACGGCGGCGAGGCGGGCGGCGCCTCGACTACGTATGGACAACGCAGAAAACACTGAATTCCCCTCCGGGCGGGACCCGTTCACAACGGTGGGGGGTGGTCCCGCCAGCAGATTGAAAGGGGCAGGATGCCCTGCCACCTGCGTGGCATCTCCTGCCAACTGCCCCGTGAGCTACGTCCGGCATCCTAGGGAAGCGGCACACCACGCCCCTCAGTCATACCGTCGTATCACCGATCCGACTCGGAATCGTTATCCCCAACACCCCTCCCGAGCTGGGCTTATCGACAAATCAACGGCATTCAAGGGCATCCGCCCGACCGATGTGGACGTCATCCGACCGGCTCCGTCTCCCTCAGGGAGGCGGGATCCGTCAGCGACGCGTCTCCCTTGAGCACCCGCCGGAACGCCGCGGTGCCGCGCGACAGATCGTGGCCGATGGCCTGCGCATCGATGTCCGCGGAGGTCCAGTGCTGCCCGCCGCGCTCCTCGTCCCGCACCTTCAACCGGCCCTGCACGATGACCGGTTCACCCACCGACAGCGATCCCTGCACGTTCTTGCCGAGCGACCGATTGGCCCACACCGTGAAGAAGTTGGTGTGTCCGTCGTTCCACGTGTTCTTCACCGCGTCGAAGTACCGCGACGTCACCGCGAGCCGGAACCGCGCCACCGGTCCCGACGGCAGCTCCCGGTACACCGGCGTCGTCGCGACGTTCCCCACCACCGTCACCATCGTCTCGTTCATGCCCTTCCCCTCCCGTGCGTCCGTCCGCGCCGCCGCGCCTTCCGCGGCCGCGATCTCAGACTGCACCGGTCGGGCCGAGCCCGCTGAGCCCTGTGCGCTACCCGCCGGTTGTGGAAAACTCCGTCACCCCGAAGGGGCTTCCCGGCGTCACCCCAAAGGAGCTCCCCCGGCCCGCGCCCCCGTCACCCGCACGTACTGCTCCCGGACCTCCCGGTACCGCAGCAGCTCGGCCGCCACCGGATCGAGGACCCTGGCCCGCCCGCACCCGGCCGCCGCCTCCCGAAGCCGCCGTTCCGCCTCCTGCCCGTAGCGGCGCGCGGGCCCCCGCGCCGCCATCCTGCTCGCCCACTCCACACACGGGCCGCCCACGATGCCCGCCAGCATCAGCAGCACCGGAACGCCGAGATTGGGCTCGCAGATCCCGATGATCTGCCCCACGAGCCAGAGGCCGCCCACGACTTGGAGCATCGTCATCGCCGCCTGCGCGAGGACCGCGACCGGCCACCAGCCGGGCCGCGGCGGGCGCCCGGTCGGCACGCCCGCCGTCACCGACAGCTCGTCGAGCGCCTCGGGCAGCCCCTCGGCGCCGCGCGCCGCGGCCTCCCGCACGGCCTGCGCCCAGGGCACGGGAAGTCCCGCCGCCGCCTCGTCGGCCACCGTGCGCACGGCGAACTCCACGCGCTGGCGCGCCGTCGCCTCCTCGTCCACCGGGACCGGTACGAGGGACAGCGTGTCGCTGTGCGGCGAGCGCTGACCCTCGTACCACCGCCACAGCCTCAGCCAGGGGTCGCCGCACGCCCTGCCCGCGTGCCTGCGCCAGGCCCGCTCCGCCGCGTCCCCGGCGGCCGCGGCGCCCACCGCGTCGGCGAGGCGGTCGGCGAACTCCTCGCGGGCCTCTTCGCTGAGCCCGATCCGCCCGCGGTTGCGGCCGCGGGGCGACCCGGCGACGTACACCGGACGCAGCCGTTCCGCGGCGGCGTCCAGATCGGCGGAGATCCGGCGTGCCGCGGCGCCCCGCTCCTGGGTGAACTGACCGAGCGCCTCGCGCAGTTCCCCGAGGCCGTCGCCGGTCAGCGCGGAGATCGCGAGCACCGTGGCGCCCGGTTCCCCGTGCTCGCCGAGCGCGATGCCGTCCTCGTCGAGGAGGCGTCGCAGGTCGTCGAGGACCTGGTCGGCGGCGTCGCCCGGGAGCCGGTCGATCTGGTTCAGCACGACGAAGGTGACCTCGGCGTGGCCCGCCATCGGCCGCAGATAGCGCTCGTGGACCATCGCGTCGGCGTACTTCTCGGGGTCCACGACCCAGATGACGGCGTCGACGAGCGCCAGGATCCGGTCGACGTGCTCCCGGTGCTCGCCGACCGCCGAGTCGTGGTCGGGCAGGTCGATCAGTACGAGCCCCTGGAGCTCGTCGGCGCCGGGCCCCTGGAGGGGGCGGCGGCGCAGCCGGCCCGGGATGCCGAGCCGGTCGAGCAGCCCCGCGGCGCCGTCCGTCCAGCTGCAACCGATCGGCGCGGCCGTGGTCGGCCTGCGTACGCCCGTCTCCGAGATCATCACCCCGGCGAGGGCGTTGAAGAGCGTGGACTTGCCGCTTCCGGTGGCTCCCGCGATGGCGACGACGGTGTGCCGTTCGGAGAGCCTGCGCCGGGCGGCGGCCTCGTCCAGGACCCGGCCCGCCTCGGCGAGCGTGCCGCTGTCCAGGCGGGTGCGGGAGAGCCCGACGAGTTCGCGCAGCGCGTCGAGCCGCTGGCGCAGGGGTCCTTCGTACGACGTGGGCGCCCCCGTGGGCACGTAGGCGCGGACCTCGGTGGTCGGGGGCTGCTGCCCTTCGGCGACGCGGCGGGCGATGAGGCCGTCGTCCCAGGCCTCTTCGGAGCCGTCGGGTGCCCGGCGGGAGCCGTCGGGTGCCTGGCCCGAGCCGTCGACCGCCCGGCCGGGGCGGTCAGGTGTCCTGCCGGGGCCACCGGGGGAGCGTCCGGGGCCATCGGGGGACCGTACGGAGCCATCGGGCGACGTGCCAGAGCCGTCGGGTGACCTGCCAGGGCCCCCGGAACACTCCCCACGCCCCTCCCGCTTCTCCCGCTTCTCCCGGTCCTCCCGCTCGTCGCGTTCGGTGTGATCAGTGACGGCAGTCACCGCGTTCACCTCTCCTTCTGAAGTAGGGACAGGGCGGCGATCAGCTCTGCCTGGGGATCGGGGTGCACCTCAAGGGCGTCCAGAGGGGCGAGTCGCCGTTCGCGCTCGGTGGCCAGGACCTTCTCCAGGTAGTCGGTCAGCAGGCGCCCGCCGCGGTCGCGCAGCCGGACAGCGCCCGGGGCGCCGATCCGTTCGGCGAGGATCTCCCCGGCCGCGCGGGCCCGGTGCCCGCCGAGCAGGGCGGTGGCGAGCAGCGCGGCGACGACCTCGGGGTCGGGCAGCGGGGTCTTGTCGACCCTCTCCATGCCTCGCACCTCGTCCTCGGCGTACTCCTCCAGGACGCGCCGCCATCTGCGTACGGCCATCCCGATGCGGTGCTCGGCGCTCTCCGCCTGGGGGTCGCGGCCGGCGAGCCCGGCGACATCGGCGGCGGGTTCGCGCCGCCAGGCCTCGTCGATGCGTTCGTCGGCGGCGGTGACGGCGCACAGCAGCAATGCCTCCAGGCTCTCGGCGATGGCGTCGAGCAGCTCGCCGGGCCCGCAGTCGAGCGGATAGCTGCGCCACCGCTTCAGGGCGTCCCCCGCGAGGACGCCGCCGGCCTGCAAACGATCCGCCACGCGCGCGTGCTCGTTGTCGTACGCCTCGTCGACGGCGGAGGTGAGCCGTAGGGCGGCGGCGTACTGGGCGGCGACGGCGCCCGCGAGTTCGGGCAGCCGGGAGTCGAGCGAGCGGAGGACGCCGTGTGCCGTGCGTGCGATGGCGTGGGCGCGGGCCGCGGGTTCCTGGACGCGGTGGGTGAGCCAGGCGCGCAGCGGAGCGACGGCGGTGGCGGGCAGCAGCCCGCCGCCGCCCGCGGACTCGGGCAGCTCGGGCACGGTGAAGCGCGGCACGTCGCCGAGCCCGGCCTTCGCCAGCAGGGCGCCGAACTGCCGTGACACCTCGCTCACGACCTGGTGGGGCACGCGGTCGAGGACGGTGACGAGGGTGGCGTCGTGCTCCTTGGCGGTACGCAGCAGATGCCAGGGCACCGCGTCCGCGTACCGCGAGGCGGTGGTGACCATGACCCACACGTCGGCCGCGGAGATCAGCTCGGCGGCCAGCACCCGGTTGTCGGCGACGAGCGAGTCGACGTCGGGCGCGTCGAGCAGGGCGAGCCCACGCGGCAGGCTGTCGGCGGTCTCGATCCGCAGGGCGCGTTCCTGCTCGTCACCGGGCCCCGGCGACTCGTCACCGAACCCCGGCAGATCGTCACCGGCATCCCCGTCGTCCTCTCCCTCTCCTCCCTCCGTGCTCTCCTGACGGGGCATCCACACGCGCGTGAGGTCGGGCAGTACGCGCATCCCGGCGAACCAGTGATGATCGTCCGGATGGCAGACGAGCACCGGCGTACGCGTCGTGGGCCGCAGCACACCCGCTTCGCTGACCTGACGCCCCACCAGGGAGTTCACCAGCGTGGACTTGCCCGCTCCGGTGGATCCTCCGATGACGGCGAGCAGGGGCGCTTCGGGCGCCTTGAGCCGGGGCACCAGATAGTCATCGAGCTGTGCGAGCAACTCGTCCCGGTTGGCACGCGCGCGTGGCGCCCCCGGCAGGGGGAGCGGAAAGCGTGCGGCGGCGACACGCTCGCGCAGGGCGGAGAGTGCGTCAAGCAATTGAGGCCGTACGTCCAAGGTCACCACATGCGAAGAATGCCCAATTTTGGCGGCTTTCTGAAGCATATGAGAGCCTCTGCGCGCCGATCGGACACAGGGGATGGAAGGGGCGACTGCGGGCGCAGGCATAACGAGTGCACAACACCCGGGACGTGAGGCGTCAAAAGCGATGCGCGATTCGCACCTACCTGCGATTATCGGGATCGCTTCACCGAACCTCCACATCGTGGCGCGGAGGCGAAGCACCAGGGGCAGGGACCCGGGAGCCCTATCCTTGTCCCCGGCAAGGTCACGGATCTTCCCCGCATCCGCCCCGTGCCACCCGGCCCCCGTAGCTCAGTGGATAGAGCAGGCGCCTTCTAAGCGCTTGGCCGCAGGTTCGAGTCCTGCCGGGGGCGCACACAGCCTCTCACCTGTGGAAACGCGTGAGGGGCCCTTTCATGTCCGGAGGCACTTCGCTGTGACGCCAAGCGCCTTCGCCCGGCCGCGATCGTCAACCGGCGCCGGTTCGTTCCCCCGTGCCGAGTTCGCGGCCACGTCACGCGCCGCCCCCGGGGGCCTCGACGACCTGATCACCATCGTGCCCGTAACCCGGCCCGAGATCCCGTACGACCGGTAGCACCGCACGACCGGTAGCCACGTGCGCGTTGGTTCCGGTCGGCATCCGGTCCCTGAGACCGGGTGGCTCGCGGCCCCCTTCCGGACGGGGATGGGGACTACCCTGAGGTATGGACGTCCCGGACCCCGGCGGACCTGTTGTTGCTCGACGCAGATGGCTGTGGGGAGCGGGCTCTCTTCGTCCGGTCGCCCGGCGCATCCCTCTGGAGGGAGACGGGACGGGCCCCTTGTTCCGGTGGGCACATCGCCGGGCCGTCCGTTCGCTGCCTCCGCCGAATGTCTGCCCGTGCCGGGAGACCGGCCGTATTCCACGGCTCCGCCCGGCAGGTCTCTGGAACGAGGCTTCATGCCCCTACCGCAGTTGAACGTCTACCGGCACGACAGAAGGACCCGGGCCCTGGTCACCCTCGCCGGTGAGATCGACCTACAGACGGTGCCGCTGGTGCGTGCCGCCCTTGAGCGGTGTCTGCGCGACGGCATGCGCACCATCGACGTCGACCTCACTCCCGTCACCTTCTGTGAGTGCTGCGGTCTGAACGCCTTCATCGAGATGTTCCTGCGCACCGCCGCGACCGGCGGAACGCTGCGCCTGCACTACCCGCCTCCCCTGCTGGCGTGGATGATCGAGCTGACCCGTTGCGACTTCCTGCTCAAGGAGCCCGCGGCCGCACCCGGGAGGTGCGCCGCGACGGCCTCCCGGCCGCGGCGGGAACCGGAGGGGATCGACCGTCGCGTCGGGGCCGGGCGGGCCGGGTGATGTCCGACAGGCGGTCGTTCCGGATCCGGCTTCTCGTCGCCGAGCAGGCCGCCCGGCGCGGCGCCGGCGTCGGCATGGTGGACGTGTGCACCGCTGCGGTGGCCTCGCTGCCGGTCGGCGGGGCCGGGGTGTCCGCGATGTCCCGCACCGCGGCGAGCCATCCACTGTGCAGTACCGATGACGTCAGCGAGCAGCTGGAAGAGCTTCAGCTGACCCTGGGCGAGGGGCCGTGCGTGGATGCCTTCACCCACGGCTCGGCCGTCCTGACGCCCGACCTGCGGACCGATGAACTCCAGGGCTGCTGGCCCGTGTTCGCGGAAGCGGCCCTGGAAGCCGGTGCCCTCGCGGTCTTCGCGCTGCCCCTACAGATCGGCGCTATCAACCCCGGAGTCCTGGATCTCTACGCTCGGGCCCCGGGCCGGTTGGACGCGGAGGATCTGGCCGACGCACTGGCCTTCGCCGACCTCGCGACGCTGGTCCTGCTGGACGCCCGGATCGACGCGACGGGCGTGCCGCCGAAGGACGCGGCGGCGCGGAGGCGCTGCGAGGACCTGGGCGGGTACCGGGCGGAGATCTCCCAGGCCACCGGCATCCTGACCGTCCAGCTCGGTGTCGGTATCGACGAGGCCTTCGTCCGGCTGCGCGCCTACGCCTACGCCCAAGGGCGCCGACTCACCGCCGTGGCCGCCGACGTGGTGGCCCGTCGGCTCCGCTTCTCTCCGGGCGCGGAGCCGATCCGGACCGACGAGGGCGCCTGATGTCCTCGGCCGGTCCGAGCAGCGCTGCGCTGCCACCACAGTGCGGCGCGGTCCGGCCCGCGACGCACTCCCCTGCTCCATCCCACAGGACTAGTCTCCACAAAGGGTGTTGACGATGAATGAGCGGCTCTTGGCCAAGACCTTCGTCGAGTTGGCGGACAATCTCGTCGCCGACTTCGACCTGATCGACTTCCTGCGGCTGCTGACCGACCGCTGCGTCGGGATGCTCGGCGCCAGTGCCGCCGGGGTGCTGCTCGCGGACCGGGACGGTGAACTCCGCGTGATGGCCGCCTCCGACGAACAGGTACGCCTCCTCGAACTCTTCCAGTTGCAGAACGACGAGGGCCCCTGCCTGGACTGCTTCCGCACGGGCGCCCCGGTGTCCGTACCCGACCTGCGCGCGGAGAGCGCCCGCTGGCCGCGGTTCGTGGCGCAGGCCCAGCTTCACGGGTTCGGCGCGGTCCAGGCCCTGCCGATGCGGCTGCGGGACGAGGTCGTCGGCGCGCTGAATCTCTTCCGGGCCACTCCCGGCCCCTTCGACCCGGTCGGTACGCCCATCGCGCAGGCCCTGGCCGACGTCGCCACCATCAGCCTCCTCCAGCAACGGTCCATCCACCGCTCCACGGTCCTCAACGAGCAGTTGCAGACCGCGCTGAACAG
This window contains:
- a CDS encoding Cys-Gln thioester bond-forming surface protein; this translates as MSIRSRGAARLAAVSAATGLVAAGAVAAAGAAAADAAPQHRGGATATLGGLQTYGQAVVREDGSSQQVPAGLFEMSVEGGGTLQTYCVDIHNPTQNDARYQETPWSGTSLDGNRDAGRIRWILQHSYPQVNDLAALAKKAGATSLTEQSAAAGTQVAIWRYSDGARVDAVDPQAEKLADYLHKSARDSAEPKASLTLEPPAVSGQAGDRLGPVTVRTDAEAVTVTPPADSVASGVKVVGKDGKPVKSAGDGSRLYFDVPEEAPDGSAALSVQASTTVPVGRAFTSETRSQTQILAGSSESTVSATATADWAAEGAVPALSAEKNCAKGGVDITASNEGDEPFTFRLMGFKHSIEAGASQTVTIPLQEDQPYDFTIKGPNGVEKRFKGVLDCETEGTATENKAQPANEPSPASAGGTSGGGDLAETGSSSNTPLIAGIAVGFVLLGGAAVFLLRAKKDPAEAPEETSTEK
- a CDS encoding single-stranded DNA-binding protein, with amino-acid sequence MNETMVTVVGNVATTPVYRELPSGPVARFRLAVTSRYFDAVKNTWNDGHTNFFTVWANRSLGKNVQGSLSVGEPVIVQGRLKVRDEERGGQHWTSADIDAQAIGHDLSRGTAAFRRVLKGDASLTDPASLRETEPVG
- a CDS encoding YfjP family GTPase; its protein translation is MTAVTDHTERDEREDREKREKREGRGECSGGPGRSPDGSGTSPDGSVRSPDGPGRSPGGPGRTPDRPGRAVDGSGQAPDGSRRAPDGSEEAWDDGLIARRVAEGQQPPTTEVRAYVPTGAPTSYEGPLRQRLDALRELVGLSRTRLDSGTLAEAGRVLDEAAARRRLSERHTVVAIAGATGSGKSTLFNALAGVMISETGVRRPTTAAPIGCSWTDGAAGLLDRLGIPGRLRRRPLQGPGADELQGLVLIDLPDHDSAVGEHREHVDRILALVDAVIWVVDPEKYADAMVHERYLRPMAGHAEVTFVVLNQIDRLPGDAADQVLDDLRRLLDEDGIALGEHGEPGATVLAISALTGDGLGELREALGQFTQERGAAARRISADLDAAAERLRPVYVAGSPRGRNRGRIGLSEEAREEFADRLADAVGAAAAGDAAERAWRRHAGRACGDPWLRLWRWYEGQRSPHSDTLSLVPVPVDEEATARQRVEFAVRTVADEAAAGLPVPWAQAVREAAARGAEGLPEALDELSVTAGVPTGRPPRPGWWPVAVLAQAAMTMLQVVGGLWLVGQIIGICEPNLGVPVLLMLAGIVGGPCVEWASRMAARGPARRYGQEAERRLREAAAGCGRARVLDPVAAELLRYREVREQYVRVTGARAGGAPLG
- a CDS encoding dynamin family protein, translated to MLQKAAKIGHSSHVVTLDVRPQLLDALSALRERVAAARFPLPLPGAPRARANRDELLAQLDDYLVPRLKAPEAPLLAVIGGSTGAGKSTLVNSLVGRQVSEAGVLRPTTRTPVLVCHPDDHHWFAGMRVLPDLTRVWMPRQESTEGGEGEDDGDAGDDLPGFGDESPGPGDEQERALRIETADSLPRGLALLDAPDVDSLVADNRVLAAELISAADVWVMVTTASRYADAVPWHLLRTAKEHDATLVTVLDRVPHQVVSEVSRQFGALLAKAGLGDVPRFTVPELPESAGGGGLLPATAVAPLRAWLTHRVQEPAARAHAIARTAHGVLRSLDSRLPELAGAVAAQYAAALRLTSAVDEAYDNEHARVADRLQAGGVLAGDALKRWRSYPLDCGPGELLDAIAESLEALLLCAVTAADERIDEAWRREPAADVAGLAGRDPQAESAEHRIGMAVRRWRRVLEEYAEDEVRGMERVDKTPLPDPEVVAALLATALLGGHRARAAGEILAERIGAPGAVRLRDRGGRLLTDYLEKVLATERERRLAPLDALEVHPDPQAELIAALSLLQKER
- a CDS encoding STAS domain-containing protein gives rise to the protein MPLPQLNVYRHDRRTRALVTLAGEIDLQTVPLVRAALERCLRDGMRTIDVDLTPVTFCECCGLNAFIEMFLRTAATGGTLRLHYPPPLLAWMIELTRCDFLLKEPAAAPGRCAATASRPRREPEGIDRRVGAGRAG
- a CDS encoding ANTAR domain-containing protein — its product is MSDRRSFRIRLLVAEQAARRGAGVGMVDVCTAAVASLPVGGAGVSAMSRTAASHPLCSTDDVSEQLEELQLTLGEGPCVDAFTHGSAVLTPDLRTDELQGCWPVFAEAALEAGALAVFALPLQIGAINPGVLDLYARAPGRLDAEDLADALAFADLATLVLLDARIDATGVPPKDAAARRRCEDLGGYRAEISQATGILTVQLGVGIDEAFVRLRAYAYAQGRRLTAVAADVVARRLRFSPGAEPIRTDEGA
- a CDS encoding GAF and ANTAR domain-containing protein, with product MNERLLAKTFVELADNLVADFDLIDFLRLLTDRCVGMLGASAAGVLLADRDGELRVMAASDEQVRLLELFQLQNDEGPCLDCFRTGAPVSVPDLRAESARWPRFVAQAQLHGFGAVQALPMRLRDEVVGALNLFRATPGPFDPVGTPIAQALADVATISLLQQRSIHRSTVLNEQLQTALNSRVLIEQAKGKLAERHDIDMEQAFTALRRYARAHNRRLSDVARAFIDDSEPLPGLVR